One Chryseobacterium wanjuense genomic region harbors:
- a CDS encoding tagaturonate reductase, with the protein MENQIKQKLNRELIGSQEKLPIKIVQFGGGNFMRGFTDYVIDKLNKEAGFNAGIVNVQPTPGGSVHKLEEQDNLYTLFSRGIKKGEIIDTKQVISAIQKSINPYTNYDEFLALAKEEELEFIFSNTTETGIAYDESENNYAGPHKNFPAKLTVLLHERFKHFNGAADKGLRIIPCELIEDNAFALKEIILKYAQLWNLDSNFMQWIEQNNYFHNTLVDRIVPGYPKDDVQTYEDQLDYEDQMMVVSETFLLFVIQEAGNLNERIPFDTIDEQILVVDDIQPYRLRKVRILNGGHTLMLAPAMLSGKETVKESIDDVFIGKFLSETIFNEVNPTLGLDETELKDFAEEVFDRFRNPFIKHYQASIALYFVSKFKVRILPSLLKYVEINQRLPLNLTFSLASLIRFYQGSFGEKVLPINDEEAIIARFKEIWATEDYEKVAELALSETTFWDTDLTKVNGLKDAVAKALWEIDHNDIETAYHNFIQFYS; encoded by the coding sequence ATGGAAAATCAGATAAAACAAAAATTAAATCGTGAATTAATCGGTTCTCAGGAAAAACTTCCCATTAAAATTGTACAGTTTGGAGGTGGAAATTTCATGAGAGGATTCACAGATTATGTGATTGATAAATTAAATAAAGAAGCAGGATTCAATGCAGGAATTGTCAACGTTCAGCCGACTCCGGGAGGTTCGGTTCACAAATTGGAAGAGCAGGACAACTTGTACACCCTTTTTTCAAGAGGAATCAAAAAAGGGGAGATCATTGATACAAAACAGGTGATTTCTGCGATTCAGAAGTCGATCAATCCTTATACAAATTACGATGAATTCTTGGCGTTGGCGAAAGAAGAAGAATTAGAATTTATCTTTTCTAATACAACAGAAACAGGAATTGCTTACGACGAATCAGAAAATAATTACGCTGGTCCGCACAAGAATTTTCCTGCGAAACTAACGGTTTTATTGCATGAAAGATTCAAGCATTTCAATGGAGCTGCGGACAAAGGATTGAGAATTATCCCTTGTGAATTGATCGAGGACAATGCTTTTGCTTTAAAAGAAATTATCTTAAAATATGCCCAACTTTGGAATTTAGATTCTAACTTTATGCAATGGATTGAACAAAATAATTATTTTCATAACACGTTGGTAGACAGGATTGTTCCGGGATACCCGAAAGATGATGTGCAGACCTATGAAGATCAGCTGGATTATGAAGATCAAATGATGGTTGTCTCTGAAACGTTCTTACTTTTTGTCATTCAGGAAGCTGGAAATTTAAATGAAAGAATTCCTTTCGATACAATTGACGAACAGATTTTGGTTGTAGATGATATTCAACCCTATCGTTTAAGAAAAGTAAGAATTTTGAATGGTGGTCATACATTGATGTTGGCTCCGGCAATGTTGTCAGGAAAAGAAACGGTAAAAGAATCTATTGATGATGTATTTATTGGTAAATTTTTAAGTGAAACCATTTTTAATGAAGTAAATCCTACATTAGGTTTAGATGAAACTGAATTGAAAGATTTTGCAGAAGAAGTGTTTGACAGATTCAGAAATCCTTTTATTAAACATTATCAGGCGAGTATCGCTTTGTATTTTGTTTCTAAATTTAAAGTAAGAATTCTTCCAAGTTTGTTAAAATATGTTGAAATTAACCAAAGATTACCGCTTAATTTAACCTTCTCCTTGGCAAGTTTAATCAGATTCTATCAAGGAAGTTTTGGAGAGAAAGTCCTTCCGATAAATGATGAAGAAGCGATCATTGCGAGATTCAAAGAAATCTGGGCAACCGAAGATTATGAAAAAGTAGCAGAATTGGCGTTAAGCGAAACCACTTTCTGGGACACAGACCTTACAAAGGTTAATGGTTTGAAAGATGCAGTAGCAAAGGCTTTATGGGAAATTGACCATAATGATATCGAAACTGCATATCACAACTTTATACAATTTTATTCTTAA
- a CDS encoding MFS transporter codes for MSSVKSPKPSTFRWTICFLLFIATTINYLDRQVLSLTWKDFIAPEFHWNNNDYGNITALFSIFYAIGMLFAGKFVDWLDTKKGFLWAIGIWSVGAVLHAFCGIATSGILTGNWLAGFNGSKELISTVSDTSAIISTSVTLFIFARFVLAIGEAGNFPAAIKTTAEYFPKKDRAFSTSIWNAGATVGALAAPITIPFIAKSMGWEWAFIIIGALGFLWMGLWVFYYKKPHLHHKVNEHELTYINQDQDDAPKEDTSIPEKKFTFRECFSYRQTWAFAFGKFMTDGVWWFFLFWTPAYLSSVYKMDSTQSAFPLFVLYMITLLSIIGGWLPKYFVEKKGMNAYTGRMKAMLIFAFFPLLALLAQPLGTITYWIPVLIIGIAGAAHQAWSANIFSTVGDMFPKKAIATITGIGGMAGGIGSFLINKSSGLLFDHAHKAWTTVDGIPLLEKYPQYINERLPEGFFEQLEKSGAVVSDGIDKGYMIIFSICAVAYLIAWVVMKSLVPKYKVISK; via the coding sequence ATGAGTTCAGTTAAGTCTCCTAAACCGAGCACCTTCAGATGGACGATATGCTTCTTGCTGTTCATTGCGACTACGATCAATTATCTTGATCGTCAGGTTTTATCTTTGACGTGGAAAGATTTTATCGCTCCGGAATTTCACTGGAACAATAATGATTACGGAAATATCACTGCATTATTCTCTATTTTCTATGCGATCGGGATGCTTTTTGCCGGAAAATTCGTGGATTGGCTGGATACCAAAAAAGGGTTTCTTTGGGCAATCGGGATTTGGTCTGTCGGTGCGGTTTTACACGCTTTTTGCGGAATTGCAACATCAGGAATCCTTACGGGAAACTGGCTGGCTGGTTTTAACGGATCTAAAGAACTGATTTCAACAGTTTCCGACACTTCAGCGATCATCAGCACGAGTGTGACATTGTTCATTTTTGCACGTTTTGTACTGGCCATCGGTGAAGCGGGAAATTTCCCGGCAGCGATCAAAACTACGGCAGAATATTTTCCTAAAAAAGACAGAGCATTTTCTACCAGTATCTGGAATGCAGGAGCTACAGTGGGAGCTTTGGCAGCACCAATTACGATTCCTTTCATTGCAAAATCAATGGGTTGGGAATGGGCATTTATCATTATTGGTGCTTTAGGATTTTTATGGATGGGACTTTGGGTATTTTATTACAAAAAACCTCATTTGCATCATAAAGTTAACGAACATGAGCTTACGTACATTAATCAGGATCAGGACGATGCGCCAAAAGAAGATACAAGTATTCCGGAAAAGAAATTCACGTTCAGAGAATGTTTCAGCTACAGACAGACGTGGGCTTTTGCCTTCGGAAAATTTATGACAGATGGTGTTTGGTGGTTCTTTTTATTCTGGACACCGGCGTATTTAAGTTCGGTTTACAAAATGGATTCCACGCAAAGTGCATTTCCTTTGTTCGTCCTTTATATGATCACTTTATTGTCGATCATCGGAGGATGGCTTCCCAAATATTTTGTTGAAAAGAAAGGAATGAACGCTTATACAGGAAGAATGAAAGCGATGTTAATTTTCGCATTTTTCCCTTTGTTAGCGCTTTTAGCACAACCTTTAGGTACGATTACGTATTGGATTCCGGTGTTGATTATCGGAATTGCAGGAGCCGCGCACCAGGCGTGGTCGGCAAATATTTTCTCGACAGTCGGCGATATGTTCCCAAAAAAAGCCATCGCTACCATCACAGGAATTGGCGGAATGGCAGGAGGAATCGGTTCATTTTTAATCAATAAATCATCAGGATTATTGTTTGATCATGCTCACAAAGCCTGGACAACCGTTGACGGAATACCTTTGCTTGAAAAATATCCTCAATACATCAACGAACGTTTACCGGAAGGATTTTTTGAGCAATTGGAAAAGTCCGGAGCAGTAGTTTCAGACGGAATTGATAAAGGTTACATGATCATTTTTTCAATATGTGCCGTTGCATACCTGATAGCATGGGTTGTGATGAAATCATTGGTTCCAAAATATAAAGTGATAAGTAAATAA
- a CDS encoding beta/alpha barrel domain-containing protein yields the protein MTKIQSVTNTITNQGVLPLYYNADETVTLEILRALYKAGIRAVEYTSRGEAALSNFTKMVEIRNAEMPEMLLGIGTIKNVQQAEEYYKVGADFFISPGFVAEVAEFLIPKDLLYSPGCMTPTEIIEAENSGVTFVKLFPGNALGTGFMSAIKDVFPNLKFMPTGGVDTTKESIESWFKAGVSAVGMGSKLVSKELMLAKDYLTIENETKKVLEIIQTLK from the coding sequence ATGACAAAAATTCAATCAGTTACCAATACTATCACTAACCAAGGGGTTTTACCTCTGTATTATAACGCTGATGAAACAGTAACTTTAGAAATATTGAGAGCACTTTATAAAGCCGGAATCCGCGCAGTAGAATATACAAGCCGTGGTGAAGCAGCATTGAGTAATTTTACGAAAATGGTAGAAATCCGCAATGCGGAAATGCCGGAAATGCTTTTGGGAATCGGAACAATAAAGAATGTACAACAAGCTGAAGAATATTATAAAGTGGGTGCAGATTTCTTTATCAGTCCGGGTTTTGTGGCGGAAGTTGCAGAATTTTTAATTCCGAAAGACTTGCTGTATAGCCCGGGTTGCATGACTCCGACAGAGATTATTGAAGCTGAAAACTCAGGGGTAACTTTCGTTAAATTATTTCCGGGAAATGCTTTAGGAACCGGATTTATGAGTGCCATTAAAGATGTTTTCCCAAATCTGAAATTCATGCCGACCGGTGGAGTAGATACAACAAAAGAAAGCATTGAAAGCTGGTTCAAAGCCGGTGTTTCAGCAGTGGGAATGGGAAGTAAATTGGTAAGCAAGGAATTGATGCTTGCTAAAGATTATTTAACTATAGAAAACGAAACCAAAAAAGTACTGGAAATTATCCAGACTTTAAAATAA
- a CDS encoding sugar kinase, producing the protein MSNKIVTFGEVIMRLSPPGNRTMKQSHEMEFFFGGTELNVASSLATMGCDVRHISSVSDDFVGESAVSFIKSFGIDTTFINKNDHPLGLYFLEVGSSVRASRIAYNRLNGSFANIKSEQIDWKKALEGCQYFHWTGISPGISESAYESLKKGLQTARELGIEVTTDPAYRSNLWKYGKNGNEVLKELVSYSTIFIGGVNEINEILGTQFSSDKEGFIEACKELKQQIPSIHKIFDKIRIGVTASSQQTQGRALVEDNYFETELLEVNPVVDRIGTGDAFAAGLIYGLINFDDEKALKFANAACAIKHTIPGDINYCSVEDILEVMNGDSGGRIKR; encoded by the coding sequence ATGAGCAACAAAATAGTCACTTTCGGAGAAGTCATCATGCGACTTTCGCCACCCGGAAACAGAACCATGAAGCAAAGCCACGAAATGGAATTCTTTTTCGGCGGAACAGAGCTTAATGTAGCATCTTCGTTGGCAACAATGGGTTGTGACGTGAGACATATCAGCAGTGTTTCTGATGATTTCGTAGGTGAATCGGCGGTTTCTTTCATCAAAAGTTTTGGAATCGATACAACTTTTATCAACAAAAATGATCATCCTCTTGGATTGTACTTTTTGGAGGTGGGTTCATCAGTTCGCGCCAGCAGAATTGCTTACAACAGATTGAACGGTTCTTTTGCGAATATTAAATCCGAACAAATTGACTGGAAAAAAGCCCTTGAGGGCTGCCAATATTTCCACTGGACAGGCATCAGCCCCGGAATTTCAGAATCGGCTTATGAAAGTTTAAAAAAAGGTTTACAAACAGCCCGTGAACTGGGAATTGAAGTGACTACTGATCCGGCTTACCGTTCCAACCTCTGGAAATACGGCAAAAATGGGAATGAAGTTTTGAAAGAATTGGTTTCATATTCAACGATTTTCATTGGTGGTGTAAATGAAATCAATGAAATTCTCGGAACTCAGTTTTCATCGGATAAAGAAGGTTTTATCGAAGCCTGTAAAGAATTAAAACAACAAATTCCTTCTATTCATAAGATTTTCGACAAAATAAGAATCGGCGTTACAGCAAGTTCTCAGCAAACGCAGGGAAGAGCTTTGGTAGAAGATAATTATTTTGAAACGGAACTTTTGGAAGTGAATCCTGTAGTCGACCGAATTGGAACGGGGGATGCTTTTGCAGCAGGTTTGATTTATGGCTTAATCAATTTTGATGATGAAAAAGCATTGAAATTTGCCAACGCAGCCTGCGCGATCAAACATACAATTCCGGGAGACATTAATTACTGCAGTGTAGAAGATATTCTGGAAGTAATGAACGGAGATTCAGGAGGAAGAATAAAAAGATAA
- the uxaC gene encoding glucuronate isomerase yields the protein MKPFITDQFLLQNKYAEELYFKYAEKQPIIDYHNHLIPKDIAEDTVFENISKVWIAGDHYKWRAMRTMGVNEKFITGDASDKEKFEAWAKTVPYTLRNPLYHWTHLELKRYFGIDELLNADNASEIYENITAQLQTPEKSTRGLLKMMNVESLCTTEDPTDLLNYHQDLAKSDFSIKVSTAFRPDKAILIENHNFADYISKLGESAGIEINSYQTLCDALIKRIEYFHENGCRLCDHGLNNISFEEFTEAEVSAIFNDKIAGKVIAEKQVNQFKTAILLFLGEAYHKFGWVQQFHLGALRNNNERMHRILGPDTGWDSIGDFVQAETLSKLLNALDGKDKLTKTILYNLNPADNEIFATMIGNFNDGSIKGKVQFGSGWWFLDQKDGMIKQMNALSNMGLISCFVGMLTDSRSFLSYPRHEYFRRVLCNLFGEEMKNGELPDDIELIGKTISDICYHNAKNYFDF from the coding sequence ATGAAACCTTTTATTACAGATCAATTTTTATTACAAAATAAATACGCCGAAGAATTATATTTCAAGTATGCAGAAAAGCAACCGATCATTGATTATCATAATCATTTGATTCCCAAAGATATTGCCGAAGACACTGTTTTCGAAAATATCTCAAAGGTTTGGATTGCAGGCGACCATTACAAATGGAGAGCGATGCGTACCATGGGTGTGAACGAAAAATTCATCACGGGAGATGCTTCAGATAAAGAAAAATTTGAAGCTTGGGCAAAAACAGTTCCTTATACTTTGAGAAATCCTTTGTACCACTGGACACATTTAGAATTAAAAAGATATTTCGGAATTGATGAATTATTAAATGCAGACAACGCATCAGAAATTTACGAAAACATCACCGCTCAGCTTCAGACTCCTGAAAAATCGACAAGAGGTTTATTAAAAATGATGAATGTAGAATCTCTGTGCACAACAGAAGATCCTACAGATCTATTGAATTACCATCAGGATTTGGCGAAAAGTGACTTCTCTATTAAAGTAAGTACAGCTTTCCGTCCTGATAAAGCAATTTTGATTGAAAACCACAATTTTGCAGATTATATTTCAAAATTAGGCGAATCAGCCGGAATTGAAATTAATTCTTACCAGACTTTGTGCGATGCTTTAATCAAAAGAATTGAATATTTCCACGAAAACGGATGCAGATTGTGCGACCACGGATTGAATAATATTTCTTTTGAAGAATTCACAGAAGCTGAAGTTAGTGCTATTTTCAATGACAAAATTGCAGGAAAAGTAATCGCCGAAAAGCAGGTAAATCAGTTTAAAACAGCTATTTTATTATTCTTAGGTGAAGCTTACCATAAATTTGGTTGGGTTCAGCAGTTCCACTTGGGAGCATTGAGAAATAATAACGAAAGAATGCACAGAATTCTAGGCCCTGATACGGGTTGGGATTCTATCGGTGACTTCGTTCAGGCTGAAACTCTGTCTAAATTATTGAATGCTTTAGACGGAAAAGATAAATTAACAAAGACCATTTTATATAATTTAAATCCTGCCGATAATGAGATTTTCGCCACAATGATCGGGAATTTCAACGATGGCAGCATCAAAGGAAAAGTACAGTTCGGCTCAGGATGGTGGTTCCTTGACCAGAAAGACGGAATGATCAAGCAGATGAATGCCCTTTCGAACATGGGATTGATTAGCTGTTTCGTTGGAATGTTGACGGATTCCCGAAGTTTCCTTTCGTACCCGAGACACGAATATTTCAGAAGAGTATTGTGTAATCTTTTCGGCGAAGAAATGAAAAACGGTGAATTACCTGATGATATTGAGCTGATTGGTAAAACAATTTCCGATATTTGTTATCATAATGCTAAAAATTATTTTGATTTTTAA
- a CDS encoding gluconate 5-dehydrogenase, which produces MNLFDLSGKVAVVTGGTHGLGMAMAEGLAAAGAELAITSTTPSKLEEALNYYHSKGYKATGYIFDVTDELEAAQKVALMEATHGKIDILVNNAGIIKRIPAIDMEVEDFRKVIDVDLTGPFIMSKLIGKHMIKRKSGKIINICSMMSELGRDNVVAYASAKGGLKMLTKNLATEWAKHNIQVNGIGPGYFATSQTEPIRVDGHPFNDFIISRTPEGRWGNPEDLAGTAIFLASDASRFINGQIIYVDGGILATIGKPANE; this is translated from the coding sequence ATGAATTTATTTGATTTATCCGGTAAAGTAGCCGTTGTAACGGGCGGTACTCACGGATTAGGAATGGCAATGGCAGAAGGTCTTGCCGCAGCAGGTGCTGAACTGGCGATCACAAGTACAACCCCGTCAAAATTAGAGGAAGCTTTAAACTATTATCATTCAAAAGGATACAAAGCAACCGGATATATTTTTGACGTTACAGACGAGCTGGAAGCCGCTCAGAAAGTAGCTTTGATGGAAGCTACCCATGGAAAAATAGACATCCTTGTCAACAACGCAGGAATCATCAAACGTATTCCGGCGATTGATATGGAGGTGGAAGACTTTAGAAAAGTAATCGATGTAGATCTTACGGGACCTTTTATCATGTCGAAATTAATCGGCAAACATATGATCAAAAGAAAATCCGGAAAGATCATCAACATCTGCTCAATGATGAGTGAGCTGGGTCGTGACAATGTAGTCGCTTACGCTTCTGCAAAAGGCGGACTGAAAATGCTTACCAAAAATCTGGCGACAGAATGGGCAAAACACAATATTCAGGTGAACGGAATAGGTCCCGGATATTTTGCAACTTCTCAGACAGAGCCAATCCGAGTGGATGGGCATCCTTTCAACGATTTTATCATCAGCAGAACTCCGGAAGGAAGATGGGGGAACCCAGAAGATCTTGCTGGAACGGCTATTTTCCTTGCTTCGGACGCAAGCAGATTCATCAATGGACAAATTATTTATGTTGATGGAGGAATTTTAGCGACCATCGGAAAACCTGCTAATGAATAA
- the kduI gene encoding 5-dehydro-4-deoxy-D-glucuronate isomerase — MTQSEFRYAHHPEDVKKYTTEDLRREFLIHDLFNEDKVKLVYSMYDRLIVGGIMPSTQALKLEPTDDLKAQHFLDRRELGIINVGGAGKITVDGEVYELGNKEALYIGKGAKEIVFEKSGDAQPYFYINSAPAHHTYPTKKITKNEAEIVELGEEKYANKRTINKLIVNSVLETCQLQMGMTELQPGSVWNTMPAHTHTRRMEAYFYFDLEEGQTVSHFMGQPHETRHIFMTNRQAVLSPEWSIHSGVGTSNYTFIWGMAGENMDYGDMDGIKTNELK; from the coding sequence ATGACACAATCAGAATTTCGTTACGCCCATCATCCCGAAGATGTAAAGAAGTATACCACTGAAGATCTTAGGAGGGAGTTTCTAATCCATGATTTATTTAATGAAGATAAGGTAAAATTAGTCTATTCTATGTACGACAGGCTTATTGTAGGAGGTATTATGCCTTCAACACAAGCTTTGAAACTGGAACCGACAGACGATCTGAAAGCTCAGCATTTTCTTGACAGAAGAGAGCTGGGAATCATCAACGTAGGAGGTGCCGGAAAAATAACGGTAGATGGTGAAGTATACGAACTTGGAAACAAAGAAGCGTTATACATCGGAAAAGGAGCTAAAGAAATAGTTTTTGAAAAGTCAGGTGATGCACAACCTTATTTTTACATTAATTCAGCTCCGGCGCATCATACCTATCCGACTAAGAAAATCACGAAAAACGAAGCCGAGATTGTAGAATTGGGTGAAGAAAAATATGCCAACAAACGTACGATCAATAAACTGATTGTCAATTCTGTTCTTGAAACCTGTCAGTTACAAATGGGAATGACAGAGCTTCAGCCCGGAAGCGTTTGGAATACAATGCCTGCGCATACGCACACCAGAAGAATGGAAGCTTATTTCTATTTCGATCTGGAAGAAGGGCAGACGGTAAGTCATTTTATGGGGCAGCCTCATGAAACCCGACATATTTTTATGACCAACAGACAAGCGGTTTTATCTCCGGAATGGTCTATCCACTCAGGAGTCGGAACTTCAAATTATACTTTTATCTGGGGTATGGCCGGAGAAAATATGGACTATGGCGATATGGACGGTATCAAAACAAACGAACTAAAGTAA
- a CDS encoding SusC/RagA family TonB-linked outer membrane protein — translation MDKKVQSIKWLYLTFFLLPVLAMAQETETKKDKETNIDEVVLVGYNKVSKKDVTNAVSSVKGEALKDMPVNSAAEAIQGRLAGVQVQSSEGKPGGDIDITIRGGTSITGSNAPLYIVDGIQMDNAMSILSPKEIESIEVLKDASSTSIYGSRGANGVVLITTKSGRKKAVTTINYNGFTGVRKIMNTLPVLDPYEFVMYQYELYKKNGIQTDIDAFDQRYGSTFQELDKYKTIQKRDWQDELFGKEAFNFTHNLSVNGGSDKSAFAFTLNHVDEDGIMLGSGFKRSMANFKYDYDISKKLKFGVNARYGRSLTTGVGTSSTGSQSNNRLRNSVRYQPFEGGSNVPIDEFDPSYATNTNLVNPLILNDNEVRDNRINDLLLNAYINYNITKDLTFRSVVGYVQRDISTNQFWGTVTAQARANADMPIVQLDRSQTRRITNTNTLNYTKKFGQHKLDILLGQEIVQTDGESSNTYVKWFPKSILPEEAFANIGAATPPAGLIQDAPRTAVLAPDRLASFFGRVNYIFANKYIVTASVRADGSNVFMKGNQWGYFPAASLAWKLKEEKFLKDVNWLDELKLRVGYGLSGNNRITSYLWANFYNINANNGYVFGTSVTPGAAVSTTQANPDVKWEATVSKNAGIDFEFFNGRLYGSADAYITDTKDLLVLAKVPFPGYSNQFQNSGKTRNKGLEFTVGGVVVNKENFTWKMDANISTNKNTILSLGSSVRQGVDSYLVQSGGIGGFDFIAKVGSPVGTYYGYVTEGRYEIGDFNYNPTTQVYTLKAGVPSSSAIALGAKAVQPGDLKLKDLNGDGQITDADRTELGSAQPKFYGGFNQTFRYRNFDMSLFFNFSVGNKVYNANKIENTTQYLYRDNNMAAEVADRWRWFDSNGVKVNDPTALAALNANTTMWTPPTGQYILHSYGIEDGSFLRLNNVTIGYTLPKGSLEMIGVKNFRLYATVNNLFVITGYSGYDPEASTRRNPLTPGVDYAAYPRSRFFVTGVDITF, via the coding sequence ATGGATAAAAAAGTACAATCAATAAAGTGGTTATATTTAACTTTCTTTTTACTTCCTGTCCTTGCAATGGCTCAAGAAACAGAAACCAAAAAAGACAAAGAAACCAATATCGACGAAGTGGTTTTGGTAGGCTATAACAAGGTTTCTAAAAAAGATGTTACCAACGCAGTATCATCTGTAAAAGGAGAAGCATTAAAGGATATGCCGGTAAACTCTGCGGCCGAGGCCATCCAGGGAAGACTTGCCGGTGTACAGGTTCAGTCGAGTGAAGGAAAGCCAGGGGGTGATATAGATATCACAATCCGTGGCGGAACGTCTATCACCGGAAGCAACGCCCCACTCTACATCGTAGACGGAATACAGATGGATAATGCCATGAGCATTCTTTCTCCAAAGGAAATAGAATCTATCGAAGTTTTGAAAGACGCTTCCTCCACGTCTATCTACGGTTCCAGAGGAGCAAACGGTGTTGTTTTGATCACCACAAAAAGCGGACGCAAAAAAGCTGTAACAACCATTAACTATAACGGTTTTACAGGGGTAAGAAAAATCATGAATACCCTTCCTGTGCTCGACCCTTACGAGTTTGTGATGTACCAGTACGAATTATACAAAAAGAACGGTATACAAACTGATATTGATGCTTTCGATCAAAGATACGGAAGTACGTTTCAGGAATTGGACAAGTACAAAACCATTCAGAAAAGAGACTGGCAGGATGAGCTTTTTGGGAAAGAAGCATTCAACTTTACCCATAACCTTTCTGTAAATGGCGGCTCCGACAAATCTGCTTTTGCTTTTACTTTAAATCATGTAGATGAAGACGGGATTATGCTTGGCTCCGGCTTTAAAAGAAGCATGGCCAATTTTAAGTATGATTATGACATCAGCAAAAAGCTTAAATTCGGAGTCAATGCAAGATACGGAAGATCATTAACGACCGGCGTGGGAACTTCCAGCACGGGATCACAAAGCAACAACAGGCTCAGAAACTCGGTAAGATACCAGCCTTTTGAGGGCGGATCCAATGTTCCGATCGATGAGTTTGACCCTAGTTATGCCACCAATACCAATCTTGTAAATCCACTTATTTTAAATGATAATGAGGTAAGAGATAACAGAATCAATGACTTGTTATTGAATGCATACATTAATTATAACATCACGAAAGATCTGACATTCCGAAGTGTTGTAGGATATGTACAAAGAGATATTTCTACCAACCAGTTTTGGGGAACAGTAACAGCTCAGGCAAGAGCCAATGCCGATATGCCGATTGTGCAGCTCGACAGATCTCAGACCAGAAGAATTACCAATACCAATACTTTAAATTATACCAAAAAATTCGGTCAGCACAAACTTGATATTCTATTAGGCCAGGAAATCGTACAGACAGACGGAGAATCCAGCAATACGTATGTAAAATGGTTCCCGAAATCAATACTTCCGGAAGAAGCCTTTGCCAATATAGGTGCCGCTACCCCACCTGCAGGATTGATACAGGATGCGCCAAGAACTGCAGTTTTGGCTCCGGATCGTTTGGCATCGTTCTTCGGACGTGTAAATTATATTTTTGCTAATAAATATATCGTTACAGCTTCCGTAAGAGCCGACGGATCCAACGTTTTTATGAAAGGAAACCAATGGGGATATTTCCCTGCCGCTTCCTTAGCCTGGAAACTTAAAGAAGAAAAATTCCTTAAAGATGTTAACTGGCTTGATGAATTAAAGCTTCGTGTAGGATACGGTCTTTCGGGAAATAACAGGATTACTTCTTACCTATGGGCTAATTTTTATAATATTAATGCCAATAACGGATATGTTTTCGGAACTTCTGTTACACCGGGAGCAGCAGTATCTACCACTCAGGCAAATCCTGATGTGAAATGGGAAGCCACCGTTTCTAAAAATGCAGGTATAGATTTTGAGTTTTTCAATGGCAGGCTTTATGGTAGCGCAGATGCCTATATTACAGATACCAAAGATCTTTTGGTTTTGGCTAAAGTGCCTTTCCCGGGCTATTCAAACCAGTTTCAGAACTCAGGTAAGACAAGAAACAAAGGTCTTGAATTTACCGTGGGAGGTGTCGTTGTAAACAAAGAAAACTTTACCTGGAAGATGGATGCCAATATTTCTACCAATAAAAATACGATCCTAAGTCTTGGAAGCAGCGTACGACAAGGGGTAGATTCTTATCTTGTACAGTCAGGAGGAATCGGAGGTTTTGACTTTATTGCTAAAGTTGGAAGCCCTGTAGGAACCTATTACGGATATGTAACCGAAGGAAGATACGAAATTGGAGATTTTAATTATAATCCTACCACTCAGGTATATACTTTAAAAGCAGGCGTACCAAGCAGCAGTGCTATTGCATTGGGAGCTAAAGCCGTACAGCCGGGAGATCTTAAATTAAAAGACCTTAATGGTGACGGACAAATCACCGACGCCGACAGAACAGAGCTCGGAAGCGCTCAGCCAAAGTTCTACGGAGGGTTTAATCAGACATTCAGATATAGAAATTTTGATATGAGCCTGTTCTTCAATTTCTCTGTCGGAAACAAAGTATACAACGCCAATAAAATCGAAAATACCACTCAATACCTTTACAGAGACAACAACATGGCTGCAGAAGTGGCCGATCGTTGGAGATGGTTTGACAGCAACGGAGTGAAAGTAAATGATCCTACAGCATTGGCCGCATTAAACGCCAATACAACAATGTGGACTCCACCTACAGGTCAGTATATTCTCCATTCTTACGGTATTGAAGATGGATCTTTTTTAAGATTAAATAATGTTACCATCGGTTATACACTTCCAAAAGGTTCTTTAGAAATGATCGGTGTGAAAAACTTCAGATTATATGCAACGGTAAACAACCTGTTTGTCATTACCGGGTACTCAGGCTACGATCCGGAAGCCAGTACAAGAAGAAACCCTCTGACTCCGGGAGTAGACTATGCAGCTTATCCGAGAAGCCGATTCTTTGTAACAGGAGTAGATATCACTTTCTAA